The following coding sequences lie in one Cydia strobilella chromosome 16, ilCydStro3.1, whole genome shotgun sequence genomic window:
- the LOC134748119 gene encoding single-strand selective monofunctional uracil DNA glycosylase, which translates to MEAEVVSSFFSIHNEIQKTSEDIGDEFLELVDDLNFSLEQLKLPRSVECIYNPTLYARETFEMYIKKFCNTKKDIMYFGMNPGPWGMSQTGVPFGEISSVRDWLGIQGPVNKPEKEIKDRPVQGFECTRTEVSGKRFWGLFKEICGTPENFFRTSFVYNYLPQQWMKNNGCNLTPGDFRVSEMQALFDICDPIFIKVLQLYDVKTIVAIGKFCETRAQKALKMHSPHKTYQILYIPHPSPRAVNNNDWDKKAVEYLKNLNLMQYYT; encoded by the exons ATGGAAGCTGAAGTAGTGtcttcttttttttctattcataACGAAATTCAGAAGACATCCGAGGATATAGGAGATGAGTTCCTAGAACTCGTTGATGATTTAAATTTCTCATTGGAGCAACTCAAATTGCCTAGATCTGTAGAATGCATCTACAATCCTACGTTATATGCGCGGGAAACTTTTGAAATGTATATCAAAAAGTTCTGTAACACGAAAAAGGATATAATGTACTTTGGAATGAACCCTGGACCATGGGGCATGTCACAGACTGGA GTGCCATTTGGGGAAATCAGTTCAGTCAGAGACTGGCTAGGTATTCAAGGGCCAGTCAATAAACCTGAAAAAGAAATCAAAGACCGCCCAGTACAAGGTTTTGAGTGTACTAGGACTGAG GTGAGTGGGAAAAGATTTTGGGGACTATTCAAGGAAATCTGTGGTACTCCTGAGAACTTTTTTAGAACCAGTTTTGTCTACAATTACCTGCCCCAGCAATGGATGAAGAATAATGGTTGCAATCTCACTCCTGGTGATTTTAGG GTTTCAGAAATGCAAGCCCTATTTGATATCTGTGATCCTATCTTCATTAAAGTCCTGCAACTGTATGATGTAAAAACTATAGTCGCCATTGGAAAATTTTGTGAAACCAGAGCCCAAAAAGCTTTGAAGATGCACAGTCCACATAAAACCTATCAG ATACTATACATTCCTCATCCAAGCCCCAGAGCTGTGAACAACAATGACTGGGACAAAAAGGCTGTAGAATACTTGAAGAATCTAAATCTAATGCAATATTACACATGA